One genomic segment of Desulfomicrobium sp. ZS1 includes these proteins:
- a CDS encoding complex I subunit 5 family protein yields MNAYLLIIIPLIGALLAALWPSAKSRPYFLPAVGLAHTILCFLLLAKPIAVDPAAWLAFDPLARAILPGVSLLFLLCGCYAVSYLQLKDQDNRVFVPALLLVLGLLSAGHQARHLGILWIATEAVTLACVPLIHFNGTPKSFEATWKYLLVGGTGIALSLLGSICLGYASLHGGGSGDITFAALLEHGPSLSRVWVLTAWVLLLVGYGTKMGLAPMHTWKPDAYGESPGIVGALLAGGVTSVAFMALLRIKSVVDAAGEGVVASRTLLAIGLFSTLVAALFLLRTRDFKRMLAYSSIEHMGILCIATSFGGAGLWAALFHVWSNGLTKGALFLSAGNLQRAADSSSIDEVRGMSKIMPRTSILFVVGMFAITACPPFGPFFSELLVIRTGLGAGHGWAIGLFLTCLLLAFFGISRIVFAVVDGRPRLYKPRAALRKESAGLILPPLILLAASLWLGLFTPDILRDAWSAAVLQLSPMP; encoded by the coding sequence ATGAACGCATACCTGCTCATCATCATCCCTCTGATCGGGGCCCTGCTGGCCGCACTCTGGCCGTCCGCGAAAAGCCGCCCCTATTTCCTGCCCGCGGTCGGACTGGCCCACACCATCCTGTGTTTTCTGCTCCTGGCAAAGCCTATAGCCGTGGACCCGGCGGCCTGGCTGGCCTTTGATCCTCTGGCGCGCGCCATTTTGCCCGGCGTGTCCCTGCTTTTTCTGCTCTGCGGCTGCTATGCGGTGAGCTATCTGCAGCTCAAGGATCAGGACAACCGGGTCTTTGTCCCGGCCCTGCTGCTGGTCCTTGGGCTTTTGAGCGCCGGGCATCAGGCCAGGCATCTGGGCATATTGTGGATCGCGACCGAGGCCGTGACCCTGGCCTGCGTGCCTCTCATTCACTTCAACGGCACCCCGAAATCCTTCGAGGCAACCTGGAAATACCTGCTCGTTGGGGGCACGGGCATCGCGCTGTCGCTTTTAGGCTCCATTTGCCTTGGCTACGCGTCCCTGCATGGAGGCGGGAGCGGGGACATCACCTTTGCGGCACTGCTTGAGCACGGTCCAAGTCTCTCCCGCGTCTGGGTCCTGACCGCCTGGGTGCTGCTCCTGGTCGGCTACGGCACCAAGATGGGCCTGGCGCCCATGCACACCTGGAAACCCGACGCCTACGGGGAAAGCCCGGGCATCGTCGGCGCGCTGCTGGCAGGCGGGGTCACGTCCGTGGCCTTCATGGCCCTCTTGCGCATCAAATCCGTGGTCGATGCCGCCGGGGAGGGCGTTGTGGCCAGCCGCACCCTGCTCGCCATCGGCCTCTTCTCGACGCTGGTAGCGGCGCTTTTCCTGCTGCGCACCCGCGACTTCAAACGCATGCTCGCCTACTCCAGCATCGAACACATGGGCATCCTGTGCATCGCCACCTCCTTTGGCGGCGCCGGTCTCTGGGCGGCCCTTTTTCACGTCTGGAGCAACGGTCTGACCAAGGGCGCGCTCTTCCTGAGCGCGGGCAACCTGCAACGGGCCGCGGACTCGTCCTCCATAGACGAAGTGCGCGGCATGTCCAAAATTATGCCGCGCACCTCTATTCTTTTTGTGGTGGGCATGTTCGCCATCACCGCCTGCCCGCCTTTCGGACCGTTCTTCAGCGAACTGCTTGTCATCCGCACCGGCCTTGGCGCGGGACACGGATGGGCCATCGGCCTCTTCCTGACCTGCCTGCTGCTGGCCTTTTTCGGAATCTCGCGCATCGTTTTCGCCGTTGTCGACGGCCGTCCGCGGCTCTATAAACCAAGAGCCGCACTGCGCAAGGAATCGGCCGGGCTGATCCTGCCCCCCCTCATCCTGCTGGCCGCGTCGCTCTGGCTCGGGCTTTTCACCCCGGACATCCTGAGAGATGCCTGGTCCGCCGCAGTCCTTCAACTCTCCCCAATGCCATGA